TCATTTATTTCAGGCTCATCGTGAAGATGAAGAATCTGAAGAGAAAACTGGTGCTAAATCAGGTAAGGtgtaaacaataaaatgtagATGTGTTAATGAATCGACATGCTGATAATTTCTCTGAAAATATCTACAACATAACAAAGAATACAAGTGATGTGTTAATGATTGTGCTTGTGTTGGTGAACTTCTCATCAACCCTTATGTTATTTAAAATAcctataacaacaacaaaaaagagccaaaaaaaggaagaaaagtATATTAATTTAGTCTAAATGGAAAACTAATTTTAGTCTAAATGGAAAGCTACTTTAGTCTAAATAGAAAGCTAATTTAGTCTTAATGGGAAGCTAATAACATTTGTTGTAACAATCCTAGTATATACTTGAGGTTCTGTGATCAAGGGTGTAATCACATAATATGTCAAAGTATAAATAAAAAGCTAGTGAAAGGTGttcattatatttttgtacatCCTGTGATAAATTTGAAATTACTTGTTTTTCAGATGAACTTATTGCCATGGAGAAGATCTTAGCAACCAAGGATGACCAGATAGCAGAGATGACTGTTGACAATGAAGGTCTGGAGGCCCACATAAAGGAATTGACACTTCAGCATCAGCAGCATATAGAAGAGATGAAGCTGAGAGCTGAGCAGCAGCTCAACACCAGTGTGGATCAAGTGTCACACCTTCAAGAAGATCTACAACAGCTGCAACTGGACAAAAATACCCTGGAGACAAGTCTGGCAGAGTCTGAGAAGACTGCGGGTAGTATGTCTGCCATTCAGGAGCAACTAGATGCCAGTCTTTGTGAGGTGTCACTTCTCAAGACTGAACTCCAGGAAAAGACAGGTCTACTGGCAGAGGCTAAGACGGAAAAGGCTGAACTGGAAACTGGCCTTGAGGAGCTGGATGCCCAGAACCAGGAGGCTATGGATCAACTCATTCGTATACGTGATGACCTTGTCAAACAATTGGAGCAGGCTCGTACCCAAGGTAACAGTGCTGTCCATGAGATGAAAAATCTCAAACAGCAGCTAGGGGAAATAAAACACAAGTTAGAAGAAAGTGAGAGAAAGAATCAAGGACTTCAGCAACAGCTGGACAATGCTGAAGGTCAATCAGAGGTCAAAGGGGAGAGTTCATCAGAAGAGGTTCAGAATTTAATCAAAACTAAGGATGATCTGATTGAACTGGTGAAAGAAGTGCGAGGTCAGGTACAGGAAAAAGAGGAAATTGTTCAGAGGTTAGAGGACCAGTTGGAAGAGGCCGAGTGGCAGACACAGGAGAAAGAGGAGCAGATATCCAACCTCCAACAACAGCTAGTGTCCCTTAGGGAGTGGGAAGGCTTGGATGACCAGTCTGATGTGTCTGATTTAGATCTCAATGATCTAAAAGATAAAAACTTGACTCTTGAAAATGATGTGAAGAGGTTAAAACAGTCTTTAGTAGATCTTCAGCAAATCTGTGATAAAAAAGACGATGAAATAAAAGATGTGAGACAGAAGTTACAGAGCGGTGCTTTAGCAGTAAATAACCTCCATATGGACATAAAAGACCTGGAGGATAGTCTAAAGAAAAGTGAGAAAACTGTTTCAGAGAAAGTGGAAACAATTAAGACACTTAAAAAATCCAAAGTCGAGCTACAAACTAAGCAAAGTGATCTAGAGGTGAAACTTCATTCCTTACAACAATCGTACGAATCACTCCAGAAAGAGGCTGGAGGAAATTCCGAAACGGATATCCTGAGAGATCGCCTGAGAGCTACAGATGAGGAAATATCTTCccttaaaataaacataaaaacatataaagAAAAACTAGAGGAAAATACAACTGAAAAAGAAAGTCTTCAGCTTCGTATTCAAGAGTTAAAAGCTAACTTAGAGGATTCAACTAAGCttaatgtaaattatacacaACAGTTATCTGAAGATAGAGATCAATTTAAGGtagaaatttcaaaatcatcTGAGAAAATTAAAGATTTAGAACAGAAAATACATGCTCTCCATGAGGAGAGGGAATCTGATGGAAATCACTTTAGTATAACTCTAAACTCACTTGAGGGCAAGATCAAAGACTTGGAGGAGTATATAGAGGAACTGAAGAAGGAGCGTGAGCTGGACTCGACCTCTCTAGAGGCAGAACATCAGCGACTTATGGAGGCCTGTCACATCAAAGGTGTGGAAACGACCGAACTACAAGGTAAGGTGGAGCACCTTGAAAGTGAGGTAGACCACCTTAGGGAACGGATGGCGTCAGCATTGGAAAAGCAAAAACAGCAGTCGGATCTCCTGGAGGAGAAAGAAAACAACATCCTGATACTCAAACAGGAGGTAGATCAAGCATTGGAAAGGCAAAAACAGCAATCGGACCTCCTCAAGGAGAAACAAGCTGATGCCATAACGCTCAGTCAGGAGAAATCCCAACTAGAGGAGGAGCAAGAAGCTTCTATAGCCAAGATCAGAGAACAGGAGCTGATGTTGGAAAATCTACATAGTCTAGAGGGGAATTTACACTCTCTCCAAGAGGAGAACATTGGCCTCAGGGCAGAGTTAGAGGACTTGTCAAGAGATAAAAATGTTGACTCGGGTATGTTAGATGTGGTTACTGATCTTGAATCTGAACTCAACACAGCCAAACAAAGGGTTGCAGAACTAGAGTTAGAGATAGCTGAATATCAGAATCAAGTTAAAGTCACTAGTTTTGTGGAAAACGAATCAGCATTTACACGCGAGCAAGTAACACAGATGGAGGAAGATCTTATTATGTTTAAGCAGACTCTTACTTCTCGTGATGATAAGATCAGGGAACTTCAGGATTTCGTAATGGAAAAGGACTTGGAAATCAGCCAACTTAATAAGCAGGTAATGGAGACATCATATCTTAAAAACGATAATAAGACTTACGGAAATCGGGAATATCCAGATAAGAGTGAGACAGAGGTTAATGAGGATGTCATGGTGAAATCTTCGGCCGAGACAGTGACAATGCAGAATGGTAGTGTGAAAGATGAGGATTGGTTGGAACAGGAAAGCAACGTCGTAGAGGAAATGGAACAACTACAGCAGGTTATACACGAGAAGGACAAAGTGATTCGTGAGTTGCAGCTCAACAACACCTCATTACTGAAAATGATGGATAACAAGGCGGCAAAGGGGGAGCACAATGCCATGGATGTACACAAACTGGAAAATGAGGTCAGAGCACTAAAGATGGAGAGAGAGCAGATTCTGGCAGTCATGAACGAGAAGTCACGGGAGTGTAGTAACCAAAAGAGTGAAGTTCATCGACTGATGAATATCATATCAGCAGAGAAAGTTGCTCTAGACAAGCTAACAACAGACAACCAGGAGTTGAAGCAGAAGAAGGACAGTCCTCTTGACGATATGCACAAGGAGGCACTACAGAACTTGTCCAGACTCGTCAGGGATAAGGATTTGGAAATAGAGGCTCTAACACAAAAGAATCAGACTCTGCTTCAGGTCCTGCAGGAGTCCTCTGGAGGAGGCATGGAAATCAGCAACCTGATGCAGGACAAAGATAATCTAATGAAGCAATTGGCTGCTCTTCAGGCAGAGAGGGAGCAAATGGTCACTTACCTCAACCAAAAACACCAGGAGAGTCTCGCCTATCACAACGAGATCCAGCGTCTTACCAGCTTCATGAACTCTGAATCGGAAAAATATACACAGATTCAACAGGACTTTGACAAACTGAAACCACAGTTTGAAGACAAGAAACAGGCCTTACTGAAAATTCAGAATGAGTTGATAAACTACAAGCAGAAATATACAGAACTTGAGGTGAAACATGGAGAGCTTCTGCAGCGGTCTAATGCTTCCGAGACAGTAGATCTGTCATCGTACAACAGTCGGGTAGAGGAGGTGAAGTCTCTACACGAAAAACATCAGGAAATGATAGAGGTGATAAAAGATCGGGACAGTAAACTCCAGACACTACATCAACAGTGTGTGGAGTGGAAGGAGAGCATCGCGTGCAAGGACACAGAGATCAGTGGGCTCCGCAAACAACTGGACAGTCTGACATTCCAGACCCAGGGTCTACAGACAGAGCTTGAGGATATCAACTCACAAAAATTATCTTTCCAGCAAAATGCCAGTGAGCAGGCTGCCCAGATTCAGCTGCTGAAGGATGCCAATAGTCAGTTAACATTATCACTACAGCAACGGGAATTTCAGTTAAAGAGTCTGGAAGAAAAGAGCCAGACGTTGACGGCTATTGTACAGGATCAACAGAAAGGCACTGACCAACAGGAACAGGTGGACCGCCTCATACAGGAAAATGAGGCCATACTGACCCAGGCCAGGCAGCTGCAGGCTGAACGCGACCAGGCCATGATGGTAGTGTCGCAGCACCAACAAGCCATACTTCAGCTGCAAAGGGAGGTAAGCCAGCATTGTGCATCAGGATTGGAAATATTTAAGTATTAAGGTTTCAGAGTGCATGAAAATGGCTTaaacattgttacagtatatataaattactgtatgttgttaaatatataattgatacaGTCACAATACTAACATTGCATGTAATAAAATAACCAAATCACTAATTGGTATACAGCATGCGAAAAAACACAGCATAtctaacatatatattaagtgAGTTTTTAATTGCATTGTCTTTCAGCAACATTTACTCTACATAATATGATTAGATATATATTCgtttgaattattgtttgctAGATGTCATCACAGAAGGAAAGAGAAGCAAAGGCATTAAGGGAGCTGGAGAGACTGAAGGCCCACTTGATACAGGTAATTAGGGGTTACAATTCAGATATCTCACCACTACTCAGATTACCACAAGTAATTAGGGGTTACAATTCAGATATCTCACCACTACTCGGATTACCACAGGTAATTAGGGGTTACAATTCAGATATCTCACCACTACTCGGATTACCACAGGTAATTATGGGTTACAATTCAGACATCTCACCACGACTCGGATTACCACAGGTAATTAGGGGTTACAATTCAGATATCTCGCCACTACTCAGATTACCACAGGTAATTAGGGGTTACAATTCAGATGTCTCACCACTACTCAGATTACCACAGGTAATTAGGGGTTACAATTCAGATGTCTCACCACTACTCAGATTACCACAGGTAATTAGGGGTTACAATTCAGATATCTCACCACTACTCGGATTACCACAGGTAATTAGGGGTTACAATTCAGATATCTCACCACTACTCGGATTACCACAGGTAATTAGGGGTTACAATTCAGATGTCTCACCACTACTCAGATTACCACAGGTAATTAGGGGTTACAATTCAGATATCTCGCCACTACTCGGATTACCACAGGTAATTAGGGGTTACAATTCAGATATCTCACCACTACTAGGATTACCACAGGGTTCGACGACGGAACACTTACTATAGTCGGTGAGATGAAGcctagcaataggcggagtcatgtaggcagtaaacctGCAACTAACTGGCCACAGGAACTTTACTGCCTGCATGTGATTTTCTAAATCAGAACTACATCAAAGTAATTTCTTATTTtctctatatacaatatatatatataatccataTTGTAGAACCTGTCCTAAAGGCCAACTGTATGTAACAAACCTGTCTATCAAGACCAGTATTTCTGGTCCCAATGTAGCACAATTCATTGTGTATGAACccctacctgtctataaaggccacttTTGTCTGCGACCTTActggcctttatagacaagtttgATTGTGTATCTTTACTATTATAGTAAATAATACCTGTTAATTTTTTTAGGTGGAAGAAAGTTACACGAAGGAGGCTCTAGATGCAGAAGAAAGGGAGAAAGATCTTAGGAACCGACTGGCAGGGGCAGAGGAATCACTGCTTTCATCATCTTCTGCAGTTGAGAATGCAAGGTAGGCTTAAATGTTGAAAGgaatacagtatagaaacaaCAATAAAGAATAGCAATGCTCTGAATTAGACTTATATGATTACCAAAGCTAAATAATAGACTTTATGCAAGTTCTTAAGTGAAGAATACTGAAATAATTACTTGAGATTTAAAGAGTTTCACTTGGGTAAATTATTTACTGCATCACATATCTCTTGACAGCCAACAAGCCAGTCTACAGGTGGATAGTCTTCACCAGCAGCTGATGTCAGCAGCCACACAACGGGACCAGGCCTACTTACAGATCTCATCCCTCCAGGATCAGGTACAACAGTACAGCATGTCCCTCGCAAATCTACAGATGGTCCTCGAGCAGTTTCAGCaaggtcagtattttattttatgaacAAAGACAATAAACAAGTGATATGATTTAGACCattgtttattactgatatttacattttggctAAGGGGCTGTAACAGCTGTGGTATTCACACTGCCTTAGGTTGATGTCGGCCATTAGGGAATTAAGTAAATATCAGTAAAGTTTTGTTGCTGGCTGAGTCTAATAATGGAGCAATATTACGAATAGAACATAAAATTTAAAGCAACTACTTTCCTTTAGGAAATTGAAGAAATAGATATAGTGTTATACCACTGTCATCTGAATCCAAGTTTGTTTCTAAAGAAATTCAcaaaatttattatttctttgtatGAGATTATATGCAGTACAATAAGTTGAATTGGGAACTTTAGAACATTTGCTTCATTACAAatgattaataatttgaaaatgttgTAGTGTGAACACTACTTTATCTGATGTATTGAGTGTTCTGACAATTTTATGGTTAAGTTGATTTCACCTTATGTGTACCATCTTCAACACCAATAAATTTTACAGAAAAGGAAGTTTTAGTGGCCACAGAGGTGGAGCGTTACCAAAGAGAAAATTCTTCACTGCAGAATTCAATGGAACAGTTACAGAAAGAACTAGTCCAGACAAAGGTATTTATATAACAGAATATTGgaacttcaaactttaaaatatagatttgaaaaacattgaaatttcaATAAGATCATATCAATTAACCTGCAACATCCTATTCTAAAACGTCACTGAATCCCATGCTTTGCAGGAGAGTCTTTCAGAGGCAGAGGACGGACTAGAAGCAGCTGCTCGTCTGATGGAACAGTTGGACAGAAAAGAGGAAGCTCTGGCGGCCTTAAAGGAAGAAGGTAATGTGTCTTCTACTAACTTCTCTTCTCTATCACCTCACGTATATATAGCACATAGCACTGTTACGGGCAATGTCATTGGGTGTAGGCAATGTCTCCAGCAATCTCATTGGCTGTAATCAAGAAAGTTAGCCTTGCTGCaagtattataaaatatttaatcatttttagAAAGCAGAAGttatacagtataacctgtctaaaccatATGTCACCAGGGCCCATTTGAACTGAAATATGATGCATTCAATTTGCATCACTAAACTGATAACACACTTTGataaattacatttacataaCATAGTTCAAGTGTAAGTTTGATGTAGAGGGAAAATTGTTAGAGCGAGGCCATTTAAAGATTAACTGATGTGTCGAAGAGAATTTTGGGACTAGAATTAAATAAGTTGTGTTAGAAAGATGtatttactgaaaattgaaTAACAAGCCTGGTTTTCAGACATGATCAGGGCATTGGCAGGgcattagacaggttttactgctGTGATATAAGATGGGTAATGTAGGGACAAAATACcggtcagtatagacaggtatctGGATAAGACAGGGGTCAGTATAGCCAGGTTACCCTATATTGCTAATGCTCCAAATGCAAGAACGTTTGGTCAGATGTTGGGAATTTTTACTGTCATATTCCTAAGCTTTAATTTCTATCTGTAGAGCATGCTTTGTAAGCATGCTGGACTGGAAAATGggcaaaaatattttaacaatgtatatgttatgcTAGGCATGCATTTGTTTCTGCATTTTATAACtgaattatatctatatatatacatatatcattaatcAGATATCTACaaaagttttactgtacaccaaCAAGTAATGTTTGTGATTCATCGTCGGTATCTTAGATGCACAGAACGACAATACCATGTATGTAGTAAATAGGACGAATATTGTATAAAAGAACCTTATGTGCTTTTCTAAAGCAGAATATTGGCCTTACTTTCCCGCAATAAAACCTCTCTCCATCCCAGACCTGCTGACTGCCCTGTCCAAACCAAGTGTTGTTTTCTATTGAAACAAAGAGTGTGCTTTACTCTTCTCCTGGCTTACGTTTGATTTTCCAATTTGAATTTGCTACTTTCTGCCTTCTGCTTCTATCAAAGAAAAACCTTTTGATAAAACAGCATAcgcttttgtttttaaattccCAAATCTTGCTTTGTCTAGTAGGAAATCTGTTTGGCTTGTTGATAATTGTCGAGGAGATTGACACGACCAGTTGGTTGTCTAATATCAGCTGGTAATCCTGAGATGAGGCAGCACCGCTCAGGATGCTGGCAGATATTACCCAAACAGTTGGGGAACGGTCCAGGGCAGAACGGCAGTGGTCTCTATCCCTCCCTGTAGTTGCTTAGTGTGCCCAGTGGGGCACAAGCATTTGCTTGTAGAGCCTGCTTAAATCAATTctcaatgtaatatttgtaaaGGTAGAAAAATAgccaaaaaatatcaaatctcAGTTTAATATTTGTAAAGGCAGAAAAATAGccaaaaaatatcaattctCAATTTCATATTGGTAAAGGTAGAAAAATAGCCAAAAAATATCAACTctcaatgtaatatttgtaaaggtagaaaaatatataaaaatttcaattctcaatgttatatttgtaaaGGTAGAAAAATAGCCAAAAAATAACCTAAAAGTATATATAGTCCATATCTTCAAAAATGCTAAAATAGCACAGGTTAGgtcaaattttaatgaaatcacTTTCTTTGTAGTTTTCACTATACTATGTCAGTGAAACTGTGTTAATACAAAATTTGATTAGATATttcatatcaaaacaaaaactgtaCATTGAGTCTTTAATACTGTTTCCTGCTTGCAAGATATTAGAATATAACTTTGGTGTGTTTCTCTTTCCTGCTGCACTGACTTTGCTATCCTGCACATTgctttacatgtattaacaagAGCAGACTAATAAACAGCCAACCATATATAATAAACAGAGaaccatatacactgtataaaacaaaattttgtattttcagtAAAATACTTCAATAACTTGTACATATCTTGTTTAGATAATTTTCGTTCATATGTATTGGAAATTTTTAAAAGACATCTTGAATACTTGCCGTATACCAGGATCTTCAGTGTAGAATGGGTAGGCTTAGCACAGCGATAGTATTGCGAGCTTCCCTGGGAGAGTTTCCCTGCGTGATCTGGCGACTCTATGACTGAACTAGTGCATGGTTTCTGCATTGATTTCTTGTCCTGCCTTGCAGCTGCCAataatgttggtgtttgtctaaTCTCAGCTGGTAATTCTGAGTGAAACTTCAGGCCTCAAGTTACCAGCCGAGACTACACAAATACTTCCGGGTTCACCCAGCGTCTGGTAACGAGCACTAATACCGAATAACACTGGACACGTAACACTGTAACTCAGCATGCTGCATCTTCACCTGCAGTATCCATGGTAACCAGCATGTCATGAATGGGGAACAGGTGCTTCtggtttttcattttataattttggtgtaatttttttttttttttgttattcacTGTTTCTTTCCTAAGTAAATCATACGTATTTAAtaataacatttacatttatgaCCAAGTCTATCAGGAATTTTATTTCAGGATTATATGTGTCTGGAATGTTTATATGTGTTACTACATGATAGCGTTGGGTGATATTTCGACTTGTTTGTCCCTGCCTGATTGCATTGTGTGAATGGCTGATTAGACCTGTTGAGAGGTCCAATTTTCTACTAGACGTGTCCTGCTGTAGAATATAACCCCCATTAAGAGGTAACAAGAGAATGTTTTTGCATTTCGCCATATGGCTGCCGTGCCGACCATGTGAGCATGAGCATGAAGGAGTACCATCTGTGAGTATTACATCAGGTACTGAAGATTGCACGCATCAGTACCTTTTGTGGTATTCTTAGTTTGTAGCTCCAGCACTTCAGAACGCCATCAAACCAACCAGACGGACATGAACTTCAAATAGCATTTACAATGTACAGCTCTCTCTATTTATGTCCAAGTTTCTGTGTAAGCTGTTTACAATGTTAAAAAACTTTTCTTAGTTTTCACAGAAGACGGTAAAATTGCTGTTGTGATGATCAATATTAATGTAGATATTTCTGTATCGATTTCTGGATGATTGGattctttaaattttaaaaaaagtttcttGTTCGTACATTATATTCATAATTTTTCtcaaaaacaataaatacagTCAAGCTTTGTTATCACA
This DNA window, taken from Pecten maximus chromosome 3, xPecMax1.1, whole genome shotgun sequence, encodes the following:
- the LOC117323296 gene encoding thyroid receptor-interacting protein 11-like isoform X5 codes for the protein MSWIGGSLSNLTGQLSNLTKDILTEGTEEISDHATELRIAQEKITECQAVITAQKNESGRLKQIIHELEEKAESSELQINSISAQYRGVLEEKEKEINALKQSQQEAFQHQQLSTPSDYGGHTEQANSSTGYHGSFVSDDLDFGDNIGMQHEINRLTQEAQRLRSECQHWKTVAQTNNSEKQGQQNLNGSTSDVLELKKQLKELEDQLRHGKEQQQQEVACVQDVYKQKLTDLRKKFKAEVADKEDTILDLQKQLQSYESSVTEKSISPENLSQEAESLKTRVESLEKERVTHLSQIEKLTEQVKQLGDDLETSQTSREKDVVQLQQTIRDRETEVAALRTEYEKQRNLKDCVAVLQEEQDAVTTETNEMLTDLGSTENQNLTAGIIDTIEQENLLLKKKTIEQQEQITLLEKALQTVSSERQRSDSGVQSSSDQDQLSITSEMSELSQRNKLLDEQVALLQKQIDRYELDIEQFEVVKSDWQSEKEALEDVLMDLREELRDKENSLNILQAQKGLAEAERRGRRALEATEADDESVENTSPPDPVDSDSDLDNSSLDLGMELESFSHKVELLTQANAQLEYERDLLISEKAHREDEESEEKTGAKSDELIAMEKILATKDDQIAEMTVDNEGLEAHIKELTLQHQQHIEEMKLRAEQQLNTSVDQVSHLQEDLQQLQLDKNTLETSLAESEKTAGSMSAIQEQLDASLCEVSLLKTELQEKTGLLAEAKTEKAELETGLEELDAQNQEAMDQLIRIRDDLVKQLEQARTQGNSAVHEMKNLKQQLGEIKHKLEESERKNQGLQQQLDNAEGQSEVKGESSSEEVQNLIKTKDDLIELVKEVRGQVQEKEEIVQRLEDQLEEAEWQTQEKEEQISNLQQQLVSLREWEGLDDQSDVSDLDLNDLKDKNLTLENDVKRLKQSLVDLQQICDKKDDEIKDVRQKLQSGALAVNNLHMDIKDLEDSLKKSEKTVSEKVETIKTLKKSKVELQTKQSDLEVKLHSLQQSYESLQKEAGGNSETDILRDRLRATDEEISSLKINIKTYKEKLEENTTEKESLQLRIQELKANLEDSTKLNVNYTQQLSEDRDQFKVEISKSSEKIKDLEQKIHALHEERESDGNHFSITLNSLEGKIKDLEEYIEELKKERELDSTSLEAEHQRLMEACHIKGVETTELQGKVEHLESEVDHLRERMASALEKQKQQSDLLEEKENNILILKQEVDQALERQKQQSDLLKEKQADAITLSQEKSQLEEEQEASIAKIREQELMLENLHSLEGNLHSLQEENIGLRAELEDLSRDKNVDSGMLDVVTDLESELNTAKQRVAELELEIAEYQNQVKVTSFVENESAFTREQVTQMEEDLIMFKQTLTSRDDKIRELQDFVMEKDLEISQLNKQVMETSYLKNDNKTYGNREYPDKSETEVNEDVMVKSSAETVTMQNGSVKDEDWLEQESNVVEEMEQLQQVIHEKDKVIRELQLNNTSLLKMMDNKAAKGEHNAMDVHKLENEVRALKMEREQILAVMNEKSRECSNQKSEVHRLMNIISAEKVALDKLTTDNQELKQKKDSPLDDMHKEALQNLSRLVRDKDLEIEALTQKNQTLLQVLQESSGGGMEISNLMQDKDNLMKQLAALQAEREQMVTYLNQKHQESLAYHNEIQRLTSFMNSESEKYTQIQQDFDKLKPQFEDKKQALLKIQNELINYKQKYTELEVKHGELLQRSNASETVDLSSYNSRVEEVKSLHEKHQEMIEVIKDRDSKLQTLHQQCVEWKESIACKDTEISGLRKQLDSLTFQTQGLQTELEDINSQKLSFQQNASEQAAQIQLLKDANSQLTLSLQQREFQLKSLEEKSQTLTAIVQDQQKGTDQQEQVDRLIQENEAILTQARQLQAERDQAMMVVSQHQQAILQLQREMSSQKEREAKALRELERLKAHLIQVEESYTKEALDAEEREKDLRNRLAGAEESLLSSSSAVENASQQASLQVDSLHQQLMSAATQRDQAYLQISSLQDQVQQYSMSLANLQMVLEQFQQEKEVLVATEVERYQRENSSLQNSMEQLQKELVQTKESLSEAEDGLEAAARLMEQLDRKEEALAALKEEVQLRETALKAAEDQISELRTIRESKVEKVVIKNLFLGYFTTPKGQQQQVLKAIGGVLGFTPTDYEKISILNKSWMPGFLRFGGGTPSPLSSPVHTPHRQNTSTPRADKSFSELFVKFLEKESSPPPPSLRLPAEEMVLDVQKQKDKPAYNPFTAPRHVAMPGQTGTSAASHDSHILMSSAPMSPTLAVFTPVTAHTTPINTSSEILKDVLSAR
- the LOC117323296 gene encoding thyroid receptor-interacting protein 11-like isoform X1 codes for the protein MSWIGGSLSNLTGQLSNLTKDILTEGTEEISDHATELRIAQEKITECQAVITAQKNESGRLKQIIHELEEKAESSELQINSISAQYRGVLEEKEKEINALKQSQQEAFQHQQLSTPSDYGGHTEQANSSTGYHGSFVSDDLDFGDNIGMQHEINRLTQEAQRLRSECQHWKTVAQTNNSEKQGQQNLNGSTSDVLELKKQLKELEDQLRHGKEQQQQEVACVQDVYKQKLTDLRKKFKAEVADKEDTILDLQKQLQSYESSVTEKSISPENLSQEAESLKTRVESLEKERVTHLSQIEKLTEQVKQLGDDLETSQTSREKDVVQLQQTIRDRETEVAALRTEYEKVCSSLHSTKYHLLDQLDANHAQALELLGDLQEVRRVIGSEARTHRQRAAREKQELVNQIIQSGNKQRNLKDCVAVLQEEQDAVTTETNEMLTDLGSTENQNLTAGIIDTIEQENLLLKKKTIEQQEQITLLEKALQTVSSERQRSDSGVQSSSDQDQLSITSEMSELSQRNKLLDEQVALLQKQIDRYELDIEQFEVVKSDWQSEKEALEDVLMDLREELRDKENSLNILQAQKGLAEAERRGRRALEATEADDESVENTSPPDPVDSDSDLDNSSLDLGMELESFSHKVELLTQANAQLEYERDLLISEKAHREDEESEEKTGAKSDELIAMEKILATKDDQIAEMTVDNEGLEAHIKELTLQHQQHIEEMKLRAEQQLNTSVDQVSHLQEDLQQLQLDKNTLETSLAESEKTAGSMSAIQEQLDASLCEVSLLKTELQEKTGLLAEAKTEKAELETGLEELDAQNQEAMDQLIRIRDDLVKQLEQARTQGNSAVHEMKNLKQQLGEIKHKLEESERKNQGLQQQLDNAEGQSEVKGESSSEEVQNLIKTKDDLIELVKEVRGQVQEKEEIVQRLEDQLEEAEWQTQEKEEQISNLQQQLVSLREWEGLDDQSDVSDLDLNDLKDKNLTLENDVKRLKQSLVDLQQICDKKDDEIKDVRQKLQSGALAVNNLHMDIKDLEDSLKKSEKTVSEKVETIKTLKKSKVELQTKQSDLEVKLHSLQQSYESLQKEAGGNSETDILRDRLRATDEEISSLKINIKTYKEKLEENTTEKESLQLRIQELKANLEDSTKLNVNYTQQLSEDRDQFKVEISKSSEKIKDLEQKIHALHEERESDGNHFSITLNSLEGKIKDLEEYIEELKKERELDSTSLEAEHQRLMEACHIKGVETTELQGKVEHLESEVDHLRERMASALEKQKQQSDLLEEKENNILILKQEVDQALERQKQQSDLLKEKQADAITLSQEKSQLEEEQEASIAKIREQELMLENLHSLEGNLHSLQEENIGLRAELEDLSRDKNVDSGMLDVVTDLESELNTAKQRVAELELEIAEYQNQVKVTSFVENESAFTREQVTQMEEDLIMFKQTLTSRDDKIRELQDFVMEKDLEISQLNKQVMETSYLKNDNKTYGNREYPDKSETEVNEDVMVKSSAETVTMQNGSVKDEDWLEQESNVVEEMEQLQQVIHEKDKVIRELQLNNTSLLKMMDNKAAKGEHNAMDVHKLENEVRALKMEREQILAVMNEKSRECSNQKSEVHRLMNIISAEKVALDKLTTDNQELKQKKDSPLDDMHKEALQNLSRLVRDKDLEIEALTQKNQTLLQVLQESSGGGMEISNLMQDKDNLMKQLAALQAEREQMVTYLNQKHQESLAYHNEIQRLTSFMNSESEKYTQIQQDFDKLKPQFEDKKQALLKIQNELINYKQKYTELEVKHGELLQRSNASETVDLSSYNSRVEEVKSLHEKHQEMIEVIKDRDSKLQTLHQQCVEWKESIACKDTEISGLRKQLDSLTFQTQGLQTELEDINSQKLSFQQNASEQAAQIQLLKDANSQLTLSLQQREFQLKSLEEKSQTLTAIVQDQQKGTDQQEQVDRLIQENEAILTQARQLQAERDQAMMVVSQHQQAILQLQREMSSQKEREAKALRELERLKAHLIQVEESYTKEALDAEEREKDLRNRLAGAEESLLSSSSAVENASQQASLQVDSLHQQLMSAATQRDQAYLQISSLQDQVQQYSMSLANLQMVLEQFQQEKEVLVATEVERYQRENSSLQNSMEQLQKELVQTKESLSEAEDGLEAAARLMEQLDRKEEALAALKEEVQLRETALKAAEDQISELRTIRESKVEKVVIKNLFLGYFTTPKGQQQQVLKAIGGVLGFTPTDYEKISILNKSWMPGFLRFGGGTPSPLSSPVHTPHRQNTSTPRADKSFSELFVKFLEKESSPPPPSLRLPAEEMVLDVQKQKDKPAYNPFTAPRHVAMPGQTGTSAASHDSHILMSSAPMSPTLAVFTPVTAHTTPINTSSEILKDVLSAR